The DNA sequence CGAAGATAAATTACTAAACTACAAAATAAGATAGTCGCATGCGCCAGCGAAAAAATGCGTAAAAGCGATATTATCCATGGAGCTTACATGAATATTTGCTTACTTACGCAGACCCTATAGAACGAATATAAGCAAATGTTACTAAACTCTTACTACATTAAACGTTTTAAGCAAAAGTAATGCTTATagattgaataggtattatgttttatgacaaaaaatgcttaatttatCCTAACATCATGCATAATTTGATTGTCATTACTTCTAACCGGGTACGGGAGTGGTAGgtaattactatattttgaattatagtgaacaaacgtagggacacttaacaattttaatgaCCACCACTAACCACTGGTGGGAACCTTtggtgggatggacatggtgGGTGGTGACTTACGCGGCCACcaccatgtccatcccaccaAAAAAGCCAAACCACACACTGATAGTCTCATCGACGGACTCGAGCATAACCGGCGACAATGTCATAAGACCGTCAGAACCACTTTTGACTTCAAAATCAAAGGTCTAAAGGTGGAAAAGGATGACAATCTAAAGGCCCAAAAAAAGAAACTACAATGCTATGGATGGAAGTGTCGTCCATTCTCTACAAACGCTTGTTCGAGGCGGGGGCAGTCCACATAGGTCTAGAGATAAGACCGGTAGAAGACCCCACTAGTGAAATGCGCCAAATGCCTCTGCTTTGGACATACAAAAGCCCTATGCAAAGAGGAAGAGGAACTGCAGAGGAACTTACTCATGGCTAAACTGTCCAGCCTGAAAATAAGGCACACCACAATCGTGGAAAAAATGCGAGGGCGAGAACTGACACATCCAACATCCACCACTACATGGCATTCAGTGATAAAGTGATGAATGCccagaaaaacaaaagtaggACTACTTACTTAGCGCTTTCCAGAACAGCATACTGCTAAGAACACCCTAAACATGCAGAGTTCAAATCTCCTAAAAGACCGTGTCCGTGGTCTTTTgggagatttgatttgatttgtgaaaGCTCAACATCATCTGAGCTAACCTGAGACGCTCCAAGCAAGCCACTGCCGAACTGCTGCAAGCAGCCGAGGACAAGGACATAACCTTAGCACTCAATCGGCAGAAACCAGTCACTCAGTCTTCGGTGACCGATTGAGTCATTCACGACCCCTAACTGGTCACGGAGACGGAGGCCGCGGTAACACTGGAGGCAGGCAGGCTAAAACTAGGAATTGTGTCCGTGTATTATGAGGGAGACAATCCAATTGAGCTTTAGATATAACGCACAAAGCGGTATGAAAAAGCTAAACACCCAAAACATCATTATAGGGGGAGACGTGAACGCCTAGAACCAATGGTGGGGCAGCGTTTCCGAAAGCTTAGGTGAAGCTTACAGTTTCttctttcaaaaaatatcgACAGGGCAGATTGCGCACAAGCAAAGTGGATGTGTCAGCGTGCAGTAAGCCACTACTGGGTAGGATTAAAGAGAAAGTGGACAGAACGCTAGTCACTTCAGACCACAACGCCATAACCTATTCTCTCTGTCTGGGTGAAAGTGCGGCAACAAGAATACGCACAGAAGACCAGCGAGGCGCAAACAAAGAGTTGGAATGAGTTCTGCTCGACACACGAGAGAGAAAACATGTGGGATGGAATCTATGGAGTCATCGGGAAAGCTCCAGAGACAAGAGGACATGCTCCTGAATGGTTTTAACGGCAAGACTGGGCAGAGTGCCCAGAATAATCGGCTGATCCAGATGATTCCGTGACAATAGATAAACCACACCACACGCGTCTCCGACAACTGATAGAGAGCGAAACTTTAGAAGAGCAAACAGCAAACGATCCCCTTTTTACCGAGGCAGGAGTGGAGGCCGTGCTTAACGTGCAAAATCTAAAGAAAGCCCCGGGACCGGATGATTTCCCGCCGATATTTATGTACCAGAGCTATTCGTAGCGAAAGGGAGATATTCATGGAAATTGCAAACAAATGCCTATCTATAGCGTATTTCCCCAAACAATGCAAGACGGCTCACTTCATCCTCAAGAAGCCAGGGAAAGACTTATCTTGCCATTAGTTTGGGAACTTTTCTTGATAGAGCAGCATTTATACTGCAGGCAGGCCAATTAGACGGCGCGGCGCCCATACAATAGTGTTTGTTACCCTTTTTTCTTGGCttgtggatctgagacgtggtcgcttatataggcctcataagaaggctcaaggtcgcccaaagagcgatggagcgtgctatgctcggagtttccctgcgtgatcgaatcagaaattaggagatccgcaggggaaccaaagtgactgacatagcccgcagaatcgctaaaatctagtggcagtgggcggggcacatagcttgcagagctgatggctgcaGGGGTAGAAAATTTCTGGAAAAAGAGTagcaaccacgagccggaagacgtggtgtgggcaggcctcccactaggtggaccgacgatctggaggtGGTGGTTGcaggaggtacctggatgcgagcgcgggcccggtctttgtgaaaatccttgggggaggcctggccTTGGGGGATCCAGCAGTGGATATCGttcgggctgaaacgaacgaacactttTTTTCAATGACTGAGTGCATTGAATCCACCGGCATAAATGTGTGCCCAGggagcaaattatttatttggatagttgCAACATTCTTGCATCTTTGCAGGCACTTGTGAGTGACCCGAGTGCGTAGTGTGTGCTTATAGTCACAAGTGTGTTTGAGatgtctttgttaataatacttaactactatagtttttgctttgattaatgctctcattttcgctaaaatactttaaagcttattaaaaaaaggctactttttgctaaagcgccaaaattaatcgaatcttgttcacttacttttgcttacacgccaaatcattttgaacTACAACCATGAATAACTACTAATATACCAACGAACTATAAAACtcaaaaagctcgaattgctaaAGTAACAAGTCATTCGAgttcttaaataacaaaaaaatacttaatgttgtgaaagcaaaaatattttgccagCAAAAAAACCCTTACGCGACACTTGTTgcaaaaacactgaaaacaCGTCGTTTTAGCAGCGACGAGGGCGGTGATTTTagaaatacttaaaattttcaGAGTGCTAAAGCGCCAAAAAAGTCATCGGATTGAGTTGAAACCTAGATAGATcgacgcagaaaaaaaaatcctatccaacaatgtatataactcattttggccaaaatggcgctttagtcctttttcctttccactgacgatATGTAGATGAAATCAATAGTTGTACACAGTCATCATTGATTGAATCCAACTGGATTAActcaaatgaaaattaattgaatattataaaaCTCACTTTAGTTTACATTGTTTCTTACCTCTTTATATCCAACTCCTTTATTGAATTATTGACATAGTGAGCCAAATTGACATCTTTTGCAGCTGGTCTGCATCCTTCATAGGTGTCCGCTGGTATATCAGTCCGGAATGCTTTGAAATTGCTTAAGCAATCCCTTGTTATCACCCTTTGCGCTGTAATATAACAGTTAaatatcaatataataataaaagtaaatatcttgttgtttttattttgtgagaatGAAGTAGCCTCACCCATTTTACAACTAGGCTTACAAATAAAAGCCCCAGTTCTTGTAcctcattttatttattcaagtcCTAAAAATGATTTTCCAGTTCACACGAATTGAAAAGCTTACGCTTATTGATTTTATTGGACAGAGATTAATTTTAGGGACTTCATTGGCAACATACAAATACTTTACACCCCTTAAGTGAagttttaaaaactattaaatcAGATTAACATTAAAAAACCACCAAAATAAATTTACTGCATAGAATACCAGTAGAATTGTAATAAGAGAAAGATACCAACCTCCTTTAACTTCAATGAGCTTGATACAAATGTCGTCTTGGTCCGGACATGGGTTGCCGAGGTATCCCACTCCGCGCCAGTTAAAGGGCTCTGTGCAGCCCGGTGTAGCTGCTGTACACTGGTAACACCATATAGCTAGACCTGGAAATGTACAGAATTTGATGAAGACTTTAAAAGTAGAAATGTACAGGCTAGCATTCACTCCATCAAAAGGAGCAATAGATTCAGATAGCCTTAGAAATGTTTACAGACATGTGGTTATTATTATGGTAAGTAAGTAAGCATTTGACACTATCTGGAAGTGTTTCTACTCTTTCTTGTAAACATAACCCTATAGTTCCAAACATTGCTCGGAAAAACTCAATTAGGTTGgataatttaatataaaattaatctcATGGTTACGTCATTTAACATTATAGAAATACAACAGTCGATTGTGTCTTTTGTACTCAAAAGACCAATAAACTATTGTATGAATAAATACACAGTTGAGCCACACCCGATTCAATAGCATTATGACTAAAAACTTACTTTCGTTCAGGATCGATACAAATAGCACAgtaaaaatagttaacttcATAGTTATAATTCCACTATTAACTTTTAATaacagaatattatttatttggtttttatAACTATATTTCTTTCTTCAACTGGGACTTTAGCAAGAAACACACAACAACAAATTCataactgtcaaaactgtcagtGTCAACTACAAACAAAGAGTGACATGACGTGAATCATGTAAAAAATGAGCGCCATCTATTATACCCTAACAAAAACTAAGCTTTATAACAATCTTAGAGATGTCGCTACTATCTCTTTGATAACTTGATATGCATCATCTAGTTTTgaagagatttatttattttattttattttattttattcggaaaaccaacagcaatacaaATAATGGGACCTTAAATGATTAAGATCAATCAACTAACTTTAGATAGcaatttttaagtaaaaacaccTTAAGTTCATCAGTGCTATTCTAACTTCAAAATATCGACTAAGATAAGTTTAACCTTATAATCGGTTTGACTTATAAAATTACGGAcacagaaaaatattattttttctatagGTAAGCAAAGCAACTAATTAATAGAATTTAACATCTATACAAAACACACTATaagtataaaattatcacttcacgggatttattgcaacaatatctattttaacggtatataatatttaccctcccgacgtttcggctcggttgcacgagtcatggtcgcggcaaccgagccgaaacgtcgggagggtaaatattatttaccgttaaaatagatattgttgcaataaatcccgtgaagtgataattttatagtaaaaaatgcaacataatagtttaaaatattacactataaagtcggattctttagaaatttccctatatcgatacctctgggctcaaaggtcgtaaaggacaaagtacgacttttcaggagaagcaaaaaacgtttttttatttttttattcgacgataacttttttgttttttgaactattaaattatgacttatgaagaaagtgcttagaattcacagcattttccgaagaggtattgaaaaactggactagagctgtatttactgagatagatttcctttacgccctcaaaattacaataaaaagacctttacgcccctcaaatattcgtcctaggcaagttactcaggacgtaagtctatttttatttcacaaaactacaaaactaaggtaataaatgacaatttacatagttttgtaggttttcataggtcgtaacgggacacccaggtaaggtattatgaaagggtaaattgatgatttagcttaaatatttaatatattatGGTATTTCATAatatgtaatataccatttcttcacatatttttaataaattatggtcttttaaatgaaataaaatgattttccgtagcttcataatttaatgcacacaatttatgaaactatttaagtagacgttttgatatcttcgaactagaagaaACTATTTTCGATATAAAAgcgaatttagaaaataaatattatgacgcttttaaataaaacttcataaatgtcTACTTTCTAGGAATAACCGAaacctatttaattttatttatttatttaattattattattgtttcgaaaaactacaaatagcggacttaattccatagggcagtctgtccaccagttgaccttatgataatgcagatagaatagaattattaaggacaaacgaaaaccaaactctaattattccaaattctaaatagattaaacattattaattcatagtagcttaaaactatgtcattgtacttggtataaaagttaggtaagtaagattacaagtaggaaggttttcattccagtaaagtacatccacttactttactcctacataatacctgtggtggactgcagtggactgtatgcgtttgtgtgtgttcgagagcgctgaccggacgatgatgactgccgttgagagcttgcccttactatgtcaggcgtagtaggtgctacttgcaggaataaaaccactatttcacttgctgagacttctcgcgtttattattcgcttccttttctcagttcttgcttcttcagatcacttgttgcttggagcacttgttctctgaactgaacaaaacatCTGAACATAACAacatgccagctggagcggttcattccgtatttatggggagcggctaCCTCCATCCCGCTTTCTCACgctattgctatccctgtcttcgggaaatccacagtttttgctaattttctccaactggcaggtagttttacaatggtttcttattttctacagatgcgtaattaaattatctacattatacaaaaagtttcatcccaaaattcccgaaattggcgaagttattgacaaaaaacctaaaacggctctctttacggtattgcctcgcgcaacggaccatccgtgcaagacaaggacaaaacatattgctatctcacgctctagaatgttcgaagcgagaggtccgatatttccgtctcgtttcttctctattttttcctgaacattccagattttccagaaaagtgtgaaagagaagctattttgtggaagtgagagatcagacaatgcaagaaagaggcctaccgagtgagtaagcgagagagcctgatggttttcgctacggtattgcctttttggcgaaaatttcatgttcattttcttaattacgaaacagattaattagttaatttgaaCTAATTGACATGATGTTGCTAACATTAATTCTGACTCTCtttgacgtcgctaacaataccgtttttaaaatccaattatttttaatataaaaatataacttcgaaaaaaactacattcacgctttttagtagatTAAGTCTCAACATATATTTTCCCaggttgtgtaaatatttttcctactagttatactttattagctgatccaaataactttcgaaactatactaatttattataattgtaacagtcaaaactcaaaagtggttttgaccaagggcgtttagtcaaaattactagaaaatcattaaaaataattgtaaagtgtAGCATTTGTGTGATTTTTGCATACAAAATTATGACACCTAaggtactacagtaaggtgacttttttttctcataatatttttaacaaatctagtttttaaatttttaaaatttttatgaTTACTGtcctaacttaattaggtaatacgttattttatagcatgttttaattttcttaaatcatcttttaataattatcttttacctgacaaatacttagtttcttcaaatatgagaaataataaaaagcaacattactttacccgatgtgggtagatgtcatcattttatatgtacaaatcacataaatgttacactctaaaatagttttattacatatttttgatgattttttaggttctttcgtttgttccaaACGCACATTCTTAATTACTATAAGAAACGTCTTTAAAATTTACCTtcacagttattttaatatcctcactgtgtagatttttaaaatatttgtttagataatctaagggcgtaaaggacaaattatttagacttgggtatgaaaatgtaagattgtataggacaatagatatactacatcgcacccttaataatataggggcacaactcaaaatttttggttttttactttttgtactagagaggcatattttcgtcagttcttcaagatggctttcacagaaatcgaaaacaatgatcagattaaagagttctacattttgtgccccttccatactttcatctatcttcccgctagaagggctgaatcagagacatgccgatatttgtcgaatccggcccccgcgactgtggtccaatttggagttgtgcctttgtgtgacaaacttttaagtaagtgttagtgagctaagtctaattaattccatatatttctaataatatgttacattttcatttttattacattgataaagtcccgttaatcatagaaaattataaaatataactttaactttagttaggcggaccatggatgggtgtttgtagttaaatttataaCTCTCCTATAgaagtaatttgcttcttggtattaattttcatacctattggttgattaggagcctatagaatgttttatcgcgatgctaagaaataaagcggtggttatgaaatacttcccgacaaataaactaatgatttataaaataagagacatacctacgtgttaaggctattaacgttcgctcggggctcgggtggcttttttctttgtttatttcatgaataaacgcactagtcagccaaaaggtgaattactttaatatgttagtgttataatttataattatattctttaatttattacggtcacataaattgatgctaattaatcactcaaattctgaggactgaggatacatcgaatttattttaaaattatcttttcacgttttaagttactacaattttactgatcagctattagaccttgaaattttcagtttgtctaaatttaagttctaaagtgctttttgtcttaaaaatgtGAGTTCGTAATGTaatcttgtgttaacaccagtttttattaatatgtggcaaatatt is a window from the Ostrinia nubilalis chromosome 7, ilOstNubi1.1, whole genome shotgun sequence genome containing:
- the LOC135073150 gene encoding uncharacterized protein LOC135073150 — protein: MKLTIFTVLFVSILNESLAIWCYQCTAATPGCTEPFNWRGVGYLGNPCPDQDDICIKLIEVKGAQRVITRDCLSNFKAFRTDIPADTYEGCRPAAKDVNLAHYVNNSIKELDIKRDWYDETTWCFCFLDHRCNSAPVMPISMALLISTLLLSFFKIHLF